aatggcgaccatgtttgttgatagatcaaaacttcggatacaatttataaattagataccctaaggaacattcagttaaagtttgaaagtatttgaccaagtagtttcagaggagaagattcttgaaatagtttacgacgacagacgacgacggacgccaagtgatggcataagctcacttgtcccttcgggacaggtgagctaaaaagctgaTATGTGGGTTAGCTACTATCTTTATGCATATTTTGACACACCAGTTAAGCAAATGATGAGTCCAGACATATAATACTCCCCATAGAAAGTCCTGATATTTAATTCATCCCACCATTGGGAGGGCTAAACATGATCCTTTTCACTGAATCTTTAACACGTGTTTGTGATTAAGGTTCCACTCAaatcaaaatataggacactacagaaacatatgttcatttaaacatacttaacatatgCACACTGTGAAAATTGTTCATAAACTTGAATTTTTTTACGACCAAACTGGTTTTTGGAGTGAACACTTAAATTTTCCAAAAAGTCTGGAGGCCTGTGAGATGACATAATTTGTTACAAATTGGTATGAATGAATACTGTAGCATAAATGCAGTACAAGCTAATGTTTACTTTTaagaaaatgtattgatttacAAGTTTCAGTTAATTTCATATATCTAAGTGAACGAATACCAAAGGTACAATACAGAAATTggacaaaaatgtcattgaaACATATTTCTGTGACAAATAAACATTAGCTTGTACTGcatttttaagttttcattcataccaattttaaacaaattaagtcaTCTCACAGGCCTCCAGATTTATTggaaaatttagtgttcaccccaaataccaatcaaacaatttttattcaagaaacaaaattttcattttcaactaTGTAGCTTTTGGAATGCTTTTTTAGTGTAATCAGGCCAAAATGTTTTATTCTTCAGTGTAGTTTTTaataagttaaattttattaagGATACAAATAACTAACTCTAAAAATATTCCAAGCAAACCAACCCCATCGGAGATAAAATTGATGAATATAGTTTATTAGTACATTGTATATCCAGACTTTATAAGCATTTAAGCCTCATCATCTTTAAACCTTATTATTATAGTTTATTAGTATATCTAGACTTTATGAGCATTTAACCCCTGGCATCTTTTACCTTTATTATTACAGTTTTAAGATAATTCTATGATCTATATTTATTCACACCAACTGTGTTTATTGATAGACCAGCATATAATTAAGATAAATCTAGACACTAAGAATCATTCatgtcaaggtttttttttttgtttttttttagctcagTTGATTCAGGAGATGCAAAgaatgggtaaaaaaaaaaaccttctgtAGCCATGTGaattttaaacttttcaaaactgcaatagtatcaaaacagcaaagataatgaaCAATAGAGATGGGCCATTTTGAACATATACCAAGGGAAAACTGATGTGCATTTTAAAAGTGTATAGGAACAATTCATTAGAATTACCTATTTCCTCCAGTAGCTCTCAGTTTGATGTGAAGGGCATTGATTCCcaaagttttacatttttcagCTACATCCTGTGCAGCCAACATAGCAGCGTATGGAGATGCTTCATCTCTGTCAGCCTTCACTTTCATACCACCAGTCACTCTGGCAATGGTTTCCCTATGAAACagagaaaacaataaaatctCAAACATAAATAAATTGATCAATCATAATCGTTTCACATCTTGTCATTGTATGTGCAAGTTAACGTGGCTTGATCATATGAAAATTCtcttataacaaaatatgaaacaaagaatatgtttttatcatttttacttGATACTTGATTGGTTAAAACAAGATTCTGGTGGACTCCCTCAAGCTTCTAAGGTAAACGTTTTATTAACACCCCAACCTTGTGAAAAAACTGTTTTGATTACTACTTTGAAATACTTTCATATTTCTTGCAACATTTGAATAATACGTACAAACCAAATgattaacaacatttttttttatccatttggCCACATTAGcttatatattattttcaaaagattgTGGTAACCTGTACTTTTACCAGTTGAAAGTACCACCTGACTTAAAAGCTGTTAACATACTATGGTACTGTATGCTTTTACTGCTTTACGTTATTAATCTGATATTAAATCTGAAAGTACAATGTAGGCCGCTGCCAGTGAACTTTTCATTTTCAATGATCCATTcaggcattttttattttttttctccaaattttaCTGTATAAAATCCACttcattataaatacatgtatgtacacacACGCAACAActgatatatgtatacatttcctaagaaaatgtacaattttatgaatataaagaaatatatatatgtactttattttatacatcACAAATCTCTGTGGTACACAGTTACATGCAACTCATATTTTTATGACTTATATTTACTGGTTTTAGTGTATGCTTATTTTATTGATCATTGTAAGCACAcatgatttatacaaaaaaaaatttgaaaatttcaacatGGAATATCAATGGTTATATTAGTAAGGGATTTAACAAATTTGAAGATGATATTTTTGTTGACAATCTTTTACAGCAAGACATTTTTTGCTTGCAAGAAACCCACTGTGATCTGGATAATTGTTTAGAACTTCCAAATTTTCAAAGACCGGTTCATCTTATAAGACCTAGAACCAAACCTAGTGGGAAAAGACATGGTGGCTTGTCAGTATATATACTTAATACAATAAGACCGGGTGTTAAATTTTTAGAACATGCCACAAATGATTTTATATGGTTAAAGTTAGACAGAACATTCTTCGGGTTTCAGGAAGatttatacatttgttttgtatacaATCCACCTGAAAATTCTTCCTACTATAGAAAATTGGATTATAATATTCTTGAAATGATTGAAAATGATTTAGTAAAATATTCCCAATCAGGAAAAATCATGATAGCAGGAGATTTAAATGCAAGAACTGCTTGTGAAATTGATCATATCCAAATGGATTCAGACAAACATATTCCATTATTTGACAATTACAAATGTGATTCTAGTCTAATTCAAAGAAAAAGTAAAGATAGTTCTATTAACACTAGGGGCAGACAACTCCTATCTCTATGTATATCTTCATCATTGCGTATCCTTAATGGCAGAACAATGGGTGATTTAATGGGTGCACACACTTGCTTCCAACCTTTAGGAAGTagtgttgttgattattttttagcATCTGAGGAACTCTTACCAAATTTCACATATTTTCACACTCATAATTTTTTACCTGATTTCTCAGATCATTGTCAGATCTCATGCatgttaaaatgcaacacaaaaatttatgaaagaaaCTTAAATCTAGCTTTAATGCCAGATAAATATATATGGGATGATAACTCAGTCTCAGCATTTCAAGATGCCATAAATTCAAATGAAATCAAAAATTTTATTAGACAGTATAAAGATAAAATTTATGACCAAGATTCAATTAATAATGCCGCAGAAGATTTAaataagatttttctaaaagCCGCAGATTTATCACTAaagaaaattattagaaaacccAAAAAAAGCAagaagaagaaaattaaaaagaatagagaatggcAAGATCaagatataataaatttaaaacaaaacttatatcgaaaatacaaattaatgcaaAATCACAACACAGATCCTTATATACGAGGGTCCTTTTTTAAATGCCTGAAATCATATCGAAAACAAAGAAgagcaaaaataagaaaattcaaaCAAGACATCATGAATAAACTCGATAATTTATATGTTCAAAATCCCAAAGCCTATTGGCAACTActagataaaattaaaaatatctcaAATAATAGTCAAaacaaatctgagaatactatcGACCCATCTGAATGGCAAGAatactttcaaaaattaaataagaatGAACAATATAGTGATGATTTGATTAAGAAGAAACTTGAATCATTCcataatgaaaatgtttttaatgaaCTTGACTACTTAATAACACCTGAGGAAATAGAAAAAGCAATAAAAAGTCTTAAGAATTCTAAATCGAGTGGATTCAGCATGATCTCgaatgaaatgataaaatatagcCAAACCGTTTGTATCCCTCTAATACAAAAACTCTTTAATTTAGTATTTTCCAGTAGTATTTATCCAAAATTATGGGGCCAAGGCTTTATCACCCCCCTTCACAAGTCTGGATCTAAACATGATCCATCAAACTACAGGGGCATTACTATTGCAGATAACATAGGCAAGTTatttaattcaattctaaataacaggttgacaaaatttttaaaaactagaaATATAATTAGAAGTGAGCAAATTGGTTTTACTAAAGGATGTCGCACAACAGACCATATGTATGTGTTAAATACCATCattcaaaaatttgtgaaaaataattcGAAGCCTCTGTATGCATGCTTTGTAGATTTTAAGCGTGCATTTGATTCAGTTTCACATCTCCACCTTTTTTACAAACTTAAATGTATAGGTGTTGGATCAAAATTTTATGacattataaaatgtatgtatgaaAACACAGAAACTTGTGTGAAAATAGACCAACACAGGACAAacctttttaaatcaaatataggaGTAAGACAAGGGGATAATCTCAGTCCCTgtctctttaatatatatttaaatgatttgccAACCTATTTTGACCAAACATGTGACCCAATCCCATTAAATACAcatcctttaaatattttaatgtatgctgatgatgtaGTTCTTTTATCATCATCAGAGCAAGGACTTCAAAATtgtgttaacaaattaaataaatttacagttGATTATAAAATGACAGTTAACATAAAAAAGACCAAGGTTCTTGTATTTAACAAATCAGGaagacttaaaaatattaaaatatcattaggaAACCAGACTTTAGAATGTGTACAGAACTACACATACTTAGGTATAAATTTTTTATCGTCTGGGAGTTTCCAAATAGCAAAGAAAGAACTTTATAACAAAGGAATGAAAgcatatttcaaattaaggaagACCTTTTCAGTGGAAAGCCCAAAACCTAGTACTTTATTACACATCTATAACCATACAATCCGACCAATCTTGTTGTATGGATCTGAAATTTGGGGTTATATACCAcataagaaacaaatacatttggataactttatatcaaaagaaactgattatcttgtactagagaaaattcatactaagctttgtaaattttcacttggagttaatataaaaacatcaaatatggcaTGTAGAGGAGAACTAGGTTCACTCCCTACActgtattatgtaataatgaatatGGTAAAATATTGGATCCATCTTATGAAAGATATTGAACCTTCAAATATTATTCTAAGGGAAGCCATAAATCTATCTCATTCTATGGACAAACATAACCAGGAATCTTGGATAGGaagcattaaacatatatttaaatttctagacttagaatatctatttgttaaccagtcaaactttaaacaaaaccatattctaaaaaaagtaaaaacatctttaactattaaatttaaagaaagctgGTTAGCGAGTTTAGAAAGCAATTCTGGGAAGTGTACTAATTTACAATCTggcaataaattaagaacttacagaaaatttaaaaatatttttatatttgaaccatatttaaaaatgaattcaaaaaaagacaggcaaataatcacaagatttagaactagctgtcatgatcttgaaatagaaagagggaggtatattggaattaaagctgaagacagaaagtgcaagctatgtaagaacgcagttgaagacgaactacattttcttttaaaatgtcctgttctaaaagatactagatctcaacatctatctaatttaaattctaaattcaaaaatttttcaagattatctgatgaaatgaaatttgtttggattctttcatctgaagatttgtttgttacttcaaacttatctaatttattgcactccctttttgaagaacgaaagaaaattatagaaaatattgttgtttaaaaaaaaaaaaaaaaaaaatagaagaaaaaaaaaatatatatatatatatatatatatatatataaattaaaattgatcaggagttgtctcccatagacctagaactatcctaaagatttatgtaatttctccaggtcacagtggcacccataacaactatgttttgtcaataacttggtttatatcaggttaattagtgtaaatgtgtattcatgtggttttttttgtttaattgtactttaatcattctaatcattttctgtgctttattttgtaattcatttgattgtatagctcaaattttgggcaccatgattggtaaataaaaattatcttatcttatcttatccaCTTCACATGTTTAATTTTCCCTTAAGTACATCGGTCGTTTAACTTATCAATAACACTTCAACCTATTGAAATGTCGAGAGAATGGTATGCAAGCTTTGTTTCAACACTGAAAGACAAACTGAGGATACTAAATTATATTTACTTTCCAGACAGGTCAGTCACATGTACAAATGTGTCGTTGAAACTGGCAAAGATGTGTGCAACTCCAAACACATTCTCGCCTTCTTTTACTTGTGGTCCTAACACCACTTGCTCAGTCTGCTGAGTTTTCCCCTTTCTGGGTGCCATGCtgataaaagaaacaaaatatatcattattgATCATTACTTTGTAGTAATATTTATACCTCTGTGTAAGAAGCAGCTTAAATTTTCCATTGTGATGGATAAAagacattttttcatatttgt
This genomic window from Mytilus galloprovincialis chromosome 9, xbMytGall1.hap1.1, whole genome shotgun sequence contains:
- the LOC143046098 gene encoding small ribosomal subunit protein uS11 isoform X1, coding for MIIISIFRFNVKFKGQLSLLLLIRCSDSMAPRKGKTQQTEQVVLGPQVKEGENVFGVAHIFASFNDTFVHVTDLSGKETIARVTGGMKVKADRDEASPYAAMLAAQDVAEKCKTLGINALHIKLRATGGNRTKTPGPGAQSALRALARSGMKIGRIEDVTPIPSDSTRRKGGRRGRRL
- the LOC143046098 gene encoding small ribosomal subunit protein uS11 isoform X2 encodes the protein MAPRKGKTQQTEQVVLGPQVKEGENVFGVAHIFASFNDTFVHVTDLSGKETIARVTGGMKVKADRDEASPYAAMLAAQDVAEKCKTLGINALHIKLRATGGNRTKTPGPGAQSALRALARSGMKIGRIEDVTPIPSDSTRRKGGRRGRRL